One region of Turicibacter bilis genomic DNA includes:
- a CDS encoding polysaccharide deacetylase family protein codes for MGNYNRSYYSTKKQPSPLFYIVFSLVIVAIIVGGLFANLSQQRRHLTYNEQPVEQLTFEKTTPIKRWHNQEAKFVYLTFDDGPSNNASKIMDLLDQYNVKGTFFVLGTSISNNANSKELLQRMKDSGHYIGMHTMTHNYNHLYGENGPANFVAELKEEQALIEEITGGFKSELCRAPYGTGGGTFKPEHIKDLNEAGFKCWDWDVDSLDWKYTDANQVFENVQHYTELRKDATNLVVLFHEKNSTLEVLPRVIEYYQSLGYEFLPYNPEQHFTRNFFHSDEI; via the coding sequence ATGGGAAACTATAATCGAAGCTACTACTCAACTAAAAAGCAACCATCACCATTATTTTATATCGTATTTAGTTTGGTAATCGTTGCGATCATTGTAGGAGGACTTTTTGCCAACCTCTCGCAACAACGCAGACATTTAACTTACAATGAACAGCCTGTTGAACAATTAACATTTGAAAAAACAACACCAATTAAACGCTGGCACAATCAAGAAGCTAAATTTGTCTATTTAACATTTGATGATGGGCCATCTAATAACGCTTCAAAAATAATGGATCTTTTAGACCAGTATAATGTTAAAGGAACATTCTTTGTGTTAGGAACCTCTATAAGTAATAACGCTAACTCAAAAGAATTATTACAACGTATGAAGGACTCAGGTCATTACATTGGAATGCATACAATGACTCATAACTACAATCACTTATATGGTGAGAATGGACCTGCTAACTTTGTTGCTGAATTAAAAGAAGAGCAAGCTTTAATTGAAGAAATAACTGGTGGATTCAAAAGTGAATTATGTCGTGCACCTTATGGAACTGGAGGAGGCACTTTCAAACCTGAACATATTAAAGATTTAAATGAAGCAGGATTTAAATGTTGGGATTGGGACGTTGATTCTCTTGATTGGAAATATACTGATGCCAACCAAGTCTTTGAAAATGTTCAACACTATACAGAGCTAAGAAAAGATGCAACCAACTTAGTTGTCTTATTCCATGAAAAAAATTCAACATTAGAAGTTTTACCACGTGTTATTGAATATTATCAAAGTTTAGGGTATGAATTCTTACCTTATAATCCAGAGCAACACTTTACTCGAAACTTCTTCCATAGTGATGAAATTTAG
- a CDS encoding DUF4300 family protein, with protein sequence MKRKLIIFWLLTLILIGGYLVKKDTYTYSNLDDQQSKQLLETLIPKTIPQKDLTLFWNTISDYNNMMKKDQLIKTKMSTSKIEYPAKELMDTWYENNLPYYDLDSKLLSFRLFNHYLKLQSDSIFNISSFDLDLIETNPYATLSSDQFKLFTALYAPIEVSDSDQQQMINEIKKTWKSRTLSFHPPEQLSLINLFIYDKSHNQVYIEQSGLLFYTATDLYYLEKYAPIYPYQLIKFKTKQELIHYLKKCLPVKEDLIILENNEQLDIH encoded by the coding sequence CACCTATACCTACTCTAATCTTGACGATCAACAATCAAAACAACTATTAGAAACTCTCATTCCCAAAACGATTCCTCAAAAGGATTTAACACTATTTTGGAATACTATTTCTGATTACAATAATATGATGAAGAAAGATCAACTCATTAAAACAAAGATGAGTACTTCTAAAATTGAGTATCCAGCTAAAGAGTTGATGGATACCTGGTATGAAAACAACTTACCTTATTATGATTTGGATTCTAAACTTTTGTCCTTTCGCCTATTTAATCATTATTTAAAACTTCAATCAGATTCAATATTTAACATCTCTAGTTTTGATTTAGATCTGATAGAAACTAATCCATATGCTACTTTATCTTCAGATCAATTCAAACTCTTTACAGCCCTTTATGCTCCTATTGAAGTCTCTGACAGTGATCAACAACAAATGATTAATGAAATTAAAAAGACTTGGAAAAGCCGAACACTATCTTTTCATCCACCTGAACAATTATCGTTAATCAATCTTTTCATATATGATAAAAGTCATAACCAAGTTTATATTGAACAATCAGGACTTTTATTTTATACAGCTACTGATTTATACTATTTAGAAAAATATGCCCCAATTTATCCATATCAATTAATTAAATTTAAAACCAAACAAGAGCTTATTCATTATCTTAAAAAATGCCTTCCAGTGAAGGAAGATCTAATTATATTAGAAAATAATGAACAATTAGACATACATTAA